In the Leishmania donovani BPK282A1 complete genome, chromosome 29 genome, one interval contains:
- a CDS encoding ATP-dependent Clp protease subunit, heat shock protein 100 (HSP100), putative: MTTQQPEWTQAASDLMARTAALARKKANGYLDPVHLAYVMFEDENSLASRVVRKLGAASVKDGLEARVDAIPTQMPAPTQPRPNSDMMRVMNTAEQERVALGDTLMAADHFLLALHESKEVGRILDAAGAGKKAIRATLLEMRKGKKINSDFQDDNYESLNKYAVDLCKQAEDGKLDPVIGRADEILRTIRVLSRRTKNNPVLIGEPGVGKTAIVEGIAQQVVRGDVPDTLSGIRIFSLDMGALIAGAKYRGEFEERLKAVLNEVKESDNKIILFIDEIHLVLGAGKSDGAMDAANLLKPLLARGELRTIGATTLEEYRQYVEKDAAFERRFMPVQVNEPSVEECTSILRGLKDRYEQHHGVQITDKAVVVAAQLAGRYITNRFLPDKAIDLIDEACANVRVTLSSRPAEIDALERKKRQLEIEEKALQRDKDASAKERLKAVKAEIQKVEEKLGPLLAKYEQERGRIDELQATQAKLDEKKVKLERAERMRDMETAADLKYNVIPILQDRIRSLKEEIEKQKATMLQGTVTETDIATVVSRWTNIPVTKLSQTERERLLHLADQLHLRVKGQDEAVSRVAEAILRSRAGLARSDRPTGSFLFLGPTGVGKTELSKAVASELFDDAKYMVRLDMSEYMEQHSVARLIGAPPGYVGHEEGGQLTEPVRRRPYTVVLLDEVEKAHPNVFNVLLQVLDDGRLTDSHGRTVNFCNTIIIMTSNLGAQYLQNMDTSPKAYEVAQTQVMGEVRKFFRPEFINRLDDIILFRSLGLKEMTGIIDLITEELNGRLKDQSIRVSLTEEAKNYVLESAFDADMGARPLRRWVEKNITTELSRMIISQELSPNSTVKVTLSSNHKKLSFSVKRTAAQT, translated from the coding sequence ATGACGACACAGCAGCCAGAATGGACGCAGGCGGCGTCGGACTTGATGGCTCGCACCGCGGCATTGGCACGCAAGAAGGCAAACGGCTACCTCGACCCCGTGCACCTCGCCTACGTCATGTTTGAAGATGAAAACAGTCTTGCCTCTCGTGTCGTGCGCAAGCTCGGGGCCGCCTCAGTGAAGGATGGACTGGAGGCGCGTGTTGACGCGATTCCCACGCAGATGCCTGCGcccacgcagccgcggcccAACTCGGACATGATGCGTGTAATGAAcacggcggagcaggagcgtgTTGCCCTCGGTGACACCCTCATGGCCGCTGACCACTTTCTCCTGGCCCTGCACGAGAGCAAGGAGGTTGGCAGAATCCTGGATGCTGCAGGGGCTGGCAAGAAGGCGATTCGCGCCACACTGCTCGAGATGCGCAAGGGGAAAAAGATAAACTCCGACTTCCAAGACGACAACTACGAGTCGCTGAACAAGTACGCAGTTGATCTCTGCAAGCAGGCGGAGGACGGAAAGCTGGACCCGGTTATTGGTCGCGCAGACGAGATTCTGCGCACTATCCGTGTGCTGTCACGTCGCACCAAGAACAACCCGGTGCTGATCGGGGAGCCTGGAGTGGGTAAGACCGCGATTGTGGAAGGCATTGCGCAGCAGGTGGTGCGAGGCGACGTGCCGGACACTCTCTCAGGTATTCGCATCTTCTCACTGGACATGGGCGCGCTGATCGCCGGCGCCAAGTACCGCGGCGAGTTCGAGGAGCGCCTGAAGGCCGTGCTGAATGAGGTGAAGGAAAGCGACAATAAGATCATCCTCTTCATTGACGAGATCCACCTCGTGCTCGGCGCCGGCAAGTCCGACGGCGCGATGGACGCCGCGAATCTGCtgaagccgctgctggccCGTGGCGAGCTGCGCACGATCGGTGCCACGACGCTCGAGGAGTACCGCCAGTACGTGGAGAAGGACGCCGCCTTCGAGCGCCGCTTCATGCCAGTGCAGGTGAATGAGCCATCTGTCGAGGAGTGTACGAGCATCCTGCGTGGTCTGAAAGACCGCtacgagcagcaccacggTGTGCAGATCACGGACAAGGCCgttgtggtggcggcgcagttGGCTGGCCGCTACATTACGAACCGCTTTCTGCCGGATAAGGCTATTGACCTTATTGATGAAGCGTGCGCCAACGTGCGCGTGACGTTGTCGTCGCGGCCGGCCGAAATCGACGCCCTCGAGCGCAAGAAGCGCCAGCTGGAGATcgaggagaaggcgctgcagcgcgacaaGGACGCATCGGCCAAGGAGCGGCTGAAAGCCGTGAAGGCGGAGATTCagaaggtggaggagaagcttGGCCCACTTCTTGCCAAGTACGAGCAAGAGCGTGGCCGTATCGACGAGCTGCAGGCAACGCAGGCAAAGCTGGACGAGAAGAAGGTGAAGCTAGAGCGGGCGGAGCGGATGCGTGACATGGAGACGGCAGCAGATCTTAAATACAATGTCATCCCGATCCTCCAGGACAGGATCCGATCCCTCAAGGAGGAGATCGAGAAGCAGAAGgcgacgatgctgcaggGCACCGTGACTGAGACGGACATCGCCACCGTTGTGTCGCGCTGGACCAATATCCCGGTGACAAAGCTGAGCCAGACCGAACGcgagcgcctgctgcacctgGCCGACCAACTGCACCTCCGTGTGAAGGGCCAGGATGAGGCGGTGAGCCGTGTCGCGGAGGCTATTCTGCGCTCACGTGCGGGCCTGGCCCGCTCGGACCGGCCCACCGGCTCTTTCCTGTTTCTCGGCCCCACCGGCGTGGGCAAGACAGAGCTGTCCAAGGCCGTCGCCTCAGAGCTCTTCGACGATGCCAAGTACATGGTGCGACTGGACATGAGCGAGTACATGGAGCAGCACTCTGTGGCGCGGCTGATCGGCGCCCCGCCGGGGTACGTCGGCCACGAAGAAGGTGGCCAGCTGACGGAGCcggtgcgccgtcgcccatacacggtggtgctgctggatgaggtggagaaggcgcacCCGAACGTCTTCAACGtactgctgcaggtgcttGATGACGGGCGGTTGACTGACTCGCACGGCCGAACCGTGAATTTCTGCAACACGATCATCATCATGACATCCAACTTGGGTGCGCAGTATCTGCAGAACATGGACACCTCACCGAAGGCCTACGAAGTGGCACAGACACAGGTGATGGGCGAGGTGAGGAAGTTCTTTCGCCCGGAGTTCATCAACCGACTGGATGACATCATCCTCTTCCGCTCTCTGGGCTTAAAGGAGATGACCGGCATCATCGACCTCATCACCGAGGAGCTCAATGGCCGTCTCAAGGACCAGTCCATCCGGGTTTCCCTCACAGAAGAGGCTAAGAACTACGTATTGGAGTCCGCCTTCGACGCGGATATGGGCGCTCGCCCACTACGGCGCTGGGTTGAGAAGAACATCACAACAGAGCTCAGCCGCATGATCATCTCGCAAGAGCTGTCGCCGAACAGCACGGTGAAAGTGACTCTCAGCAGCAATCATAAAAAGCTCTCCTTCTCGGTGAAgcggacggcagcgcagacatga